A window of Longimicrobiales bacterium contains these coding sequences:
- a CDS encoding MOSC domain-containing protein has translation MSDQQRAEDAAGVLRAIWIKRMRRGPMDAVAEATLVENRGILGNANQNGRRQVTIIEEEAWQRLMAETGGELDPSSRRANLMISGVPLANSRDRLLRIGECVIDIRGETRPCERMDEALPGLREAMKPEWRGGVFGTIVAGGVIRVGDAVRFDGWADDAARAPVGRSAQRRP, from the coding sequence GTGAGCGATCAGCAGCGGGCCGAGGACGCAGCCGGCGTTCTGCGCGCGATCTGGATCAAGCGCATGCGACGCGGCCCGATGGACGCCGTCGCCGAGGCCACGCTCGTCGAGAACCGCGGGATCCTGGGCAACGCGAACCAGAACGGGAGACGGCAGGTCACGATCATCGAGGAAGAGGCCTGGCAGCGGCTGATGGCGGAGACCGGCGGCGAGCTGGACCCTTCGAGCCGGCGCGCAAACCTCATGATCTCGGGTGTGCCCCTCGCGAACAGCCGGGACCGGCTGCTGCGCATCGGCGAATGCGTGATCGACATCCGCGGCGAGACCCGGCCCTGCGAGCGCATGGATGAAGCGCTGCCCGGTCTGCGCGAAGCGATGAAGCCGGAGTGGCGCGGCGGCGTGTTCGGGACGATCGTCGCCGGCGGCGTGATCCGCGTCGGCGATGCCGTCCGTTTCGATGGCTGGGCGGATGATGCGGCGCGCGCTCCGGTGGGTCGCTCCGCGCAGCGGCGGCCTTAG